One genomic window of Sardina pilchardus chromosome 15, fSarPil1.1, whole genome shotgun sequence includes the following:
- the tmed5 gene encoding transmembrane emp24 domain-containing protein 5: MLLESRVLLLLSVFLAKRSLVAGFSQSFDSDFTFTLPAGQRECFYQTMKKDASLEIEYQVLDGAGLDVDFYLSSPDGETLASDFRKSDGVHTVETHDGDYMICFDNTFSTVSEKIIFFELILDNMGSDDNADEWKEYVHGTDMLDMKLEDIMDTINSVKARLGKSLQIQTVLRAFEARDRNLQESNYERVNVWSCTNLVIMLVVSGIQVYVLRSLFEDKRASRT, translated from the exons ATGTTACTAGAGAGTAGAGTGTTACTGTTGTTGTCGGTGTTCCTGGCGAAGCGCTCTTTGGTAGCTGGATTTTCTCAGTCTTTCGATAGTGACTTTACATTCACTCTTCCTGCTGGCCAAAGGGAATGTTTCTATCAAACCATGAAGAAAGACGCCTCTCTGGAGATTGAATACCAg GTGCTCGATGGCGCAGGTTTAGATGTGGACTTCTACCTGTCATCACCAGATGGGGAAACTTTGGCCAGTGACTTCAGGAAATCGGATGGAGTCCACAC AGTGGAGACACATGACGGAGACTACATGATCTGCTTCGACAACACCTTCAGCACTGTGTCAGAGAAGATCATTTTCTTTGAGCTGATTCTGGACAATATGGGCAGTGATGACAACGCTGACGAGTGGAAAGAGTACGTCCACGGTACCGACATGCTCGACATGAAGCTGGAAGATATTATG GACACGATAAACAGCGTCAAAGCGCGGCTGGGGAAGAGTCTGCAGATCCAGACGGTGCTGCGAGCCTTCGAGGCCCGGGACCGCAACCTGCAGGAGAGCAACTACGAGCGGGTCAACGTGTGGTCCTGCACCAACCTGGTGATCATGCTGGTGGTCTCTGGGATCCAGGTGTACGTGCTACGCAGCCTCTTTGAGGACAAGAGGGCCTCGCGGACGTAA
- the pigc gene encoding phosphatidylinositol N-acetylglucosaminyltransferase subunit C — MGADSGPGGPPAVPWRKVLYERQPYPDNYVDPRFLEDLRRNVGVRQYRYWNVVREAGLVSQQVSCVSLFVTLWSYMEQGHLSPSTLLSAGLLSSLVGYGLYKVLGGSRSDDRSSWADLQSAAIFLAFTFGFSPVLKTLTESVSTDTVYAMSAMMLLAHLVSFPYAQPSPPGSLSLNAALFASVCLASRLPGALHTFAMLTCALLVFALWPCLLHRLTEHAPWSFPWITSLVSIGGVMGLGSLWPTGSLLLASALLTLTLICPLLLVRLQRHKDNIHGPWDEAVIREDLSHFLN; from the coding sequence ATGGGGGCCGATAGCGGTCCTGGTGGTCCCCCTGCGGTCCCCTGGCGCAAAGTGCTGTACGAGCGCCAGCCATACCCGGACAATTATGTTGACCCCCGCTTCCTGGAGGATCTGAGGCGAAATGTCGGTGTTCGCCAGTACCGATACTGGAATGTGGTGCGCGAGGCTGGTCTGGTGTCCCAGCAGGTGTCCTGCGTATCCTTGTTTGTCACGCTGTGGTCTTACATGGAGCAAggacatctctctccctctacgtTACTGTCCGCTGGACTGCTGAGCTCCCTGGTGGGGTATGGACTCTACAAGGTGCTGGGTGGCAGCAGAAGTGACGACCGTTCATCGTGGGCCGATCTTCAGAGTGCCGCAATCTTTTTGGCCTTCACGTTCGGCTTCTCCCCGGTGCTGAAAACTCTCACCGAGTCAGTCAGCACAGACACCGTGTACGCCATGTCTGCGATGATGCTCTTGGCTCACCTGGTGTCCTTCCCTtatgcccagcccagccccccaGGTAGCCTCTCTCTCAACGCAGCCCTATTCGCCTCCGTCTGTCTGGCGTCGCGCTTGCCAGGGGCGCTCCACACCTTTGCCATGCTGACTTGTGCCCTGCTGGTCTTTGCTTTGTGGCCTTGTCTATTGCACCGGTTGACGGAGCACGCACCGTGGAGCTTCCCCTGGATCACCAGCCTGGTGTCAATAGGTGGAGTGATGGGCCTGGGCTCCCTCTGGCCTACAGGGTCTCTGCTGCTGGCATCGGCCCTCCTCACACTCACCCTGATCTGCCCTCTGCTTCTCGTACGCCTACAGAGGCACAAGGACAACATCCACGGGCCCTGGGACGAGGCGGTGATTCGGGAAGACCTTTCTCACTTTTTGAACTGA